The Desulfovibrio inopinatus DSM 10711 genome window below encodes:
- a CDS encoding glycosyltransferase: MFQWDAGQPRFEKHKRVRVSGRFLFLGNEKFFIRGVTYGPFPPDVTDDFFPSSEVIERDFQNLRRLGVNTIRIYYVPPNRLLDAAKKHGLYILAGIPWPQHICFLDQWEVKEEIEHAIKSAAIALRGHPAVLAYVVGNEIPSHIVRWHGAAKVEAFLRKLTGLIKQIDPEGLVTYANYPSTEYLRLPFLDFLSVNVYLHDESAFTSYVKRLQNVAGDLPLVLSEFGMDSMRHGEDKQAETLGWQVRDAFLLGVAGTIVFSYTDEWYTGGHLIEDWAFGLTRANRTPKAAFQAVAATYKQHLPEIRPDGPRISVVVCAYNAESTIRGCLASFACINYPNFEVIVVDDGSTDATGVLADEFAARASYIRVIHQENKGLSEARNVGLFASTGEIVAYTDSDCYVDPDWLSYMALAFLDERFAAIGGPNLPPPEDNHVAACVAVSPGAPTHVLLTDEVAEHIPGCNMAFRKEELMRIGGFDSLYRAAGDDVDVCWRLQDQKKLIGFCASMLVWHHRRNTIAAYLRQQRGYGRAEALLLPKHQYRFNLLGNSRWAGRIYGDIGECLLSARPVIYHGVFGSGLFQTLYEPKGNITAYLPMSFEWMVLAVFLVMLFPFLHALGALGLAMGIASIAFAIHRASRAKLPAKYDTFRSRGLITVLSLLQPLVRGYTRNRTVAELRLASGRTAGTKNLHIPGYPLEQGRAGLTVISPSRRFKDFLKLIGGGLRVQRFFWNTDGIDREEALDHVLRVLEKVKVSHAVDSGFAFYGVAAPTDIKVRPGLFTVLKLRLTVENHGWKKRFVRIWGTLRPSSKSLLLLGGGVIGILSALLAQTTGLALFFLGGVTLFGGYVLLEMVRASRLVGTLTDHITTCRTGCSTFEPVDVAEQETVLTEKRG; this comes from the coding sequence ATGTTTCAATGGGATGCCGGTCAACCCCGGTTTGAAAAGCATAAGCGCGTCCGTGTGAGCGGCCGATTTCTTTTCCTAGGCAATGAGAAATTTTTCATTCGTGGCGTCACGTACGGACCATTTCCACCCGATGTAACTGACGATTTTTTTCCGTCTTCCGAGGTTATTGAACGTGATTTTCAGAATCTACGTCGACTCGGAGTCAACACCATCCGTATCTATTACGTCCCTCCGAATCGTCTTCTTGATGCGGCAAAAAAACATGGGCTCTATATATTGGCGGGGATTCCTTGGCCACAGCACATCTGCTTTCTTGACCAATGGGAGGTCAAGGAAGAAATCGAGCACGCCATCAAATCCGCGGCAATCGCTTTGCGTGGTCATCCGGCTGTGCTCGCCTATGTCGTTGGAAACGAAATACCGAGCCATATCGTGCGTTGGCATGGTGCAGCCAAAGTGGAAGCATTTTTGCGAAAGCTCACTGGACTTATCAAGCAAATTGATCCGGAAGGGCTGGTGACCTATGCGAATTATCCTTCCACTGAATATCTCCGGTTGCCTTTTTTGGATTTTCTTTCGGTCAACGTCTATCTCCATGACGAATCCGCCTTCACATCGTATGTGAAGCGTTTGCAAAACGTGGCTGGAGACCTCCCCTTGGTGCTGAGCGAATTTGGTATGGACAGCATGCGTCATGGGGAAGACAAGCAGGCCGAAACGCTTGGTTGGCAAGTACGCGATGCCTTTCTACTCGGCGTCGCAGGAACGATTGTATTTTCCTACACAGATGAATGGTATACAGGTGGCCATCTTATCGAAGATTGGGCTTTTGGCCTGACTCGAGCCAACCGGACGCCAAAAGCTGCATTTCAGGCCGTTGCTGCGACATACAAACAGCACCTCCCTGAAATTCGTCCTGACGGACCTCGAATTTCTGTTGTCGTTTGTGCATACAACGCTGAATCGACGATCCGAGGGTGTCTGGCGTCGTTTGCTTGTATCAATTATCCAAATTTTGAAGTCATTGTTGTCGATGATGGATCAACGGACGCGACTGGTGTTTTGGCTGATGAATTCGCCGCCAGAGCTTCGTACATACGAGTCATCCATCAAGAAAACAAAGGGCTTTCCGAGGCGCGCAATGTCGGCTTGTTTGCGTCGACAGGGGAGATTGTCGCGTATACGGATTCAGATTGCTATGTTGACCCGGATTGGTTGAGCTATATGGCGCTTGCGTTCCTTGATGAACGTTTTGCCGCCATTGGTGGGCCGAACCTTCCTCCACCTGAAGATAATCACGTGGCGGCGTGCGTTGCAGTTTCTCCGGGGGCGCCTACCCATGTTTTGTTGACCGACGAAGTGGCTGAGCATATCCCGGGCTGCAATATGGCTTTCCGCAAGGAAGAGCTTATGCGTATCGGCGGCTTTGACAGCTTGTATCGCGCGGCCGGAGACGATGTGGACGTGTGTTGGCGTTTACAGGACCAGAAAAAGCTGATCGGCTTTTGTGCCTCCATGCTCGTCTGGCACCACCGACGCAACACCATTGCTGCCTATCTGCGTCAGCAACGTGGGTATGGCCGGGCCGAAGCGTTGCTCTTGCCCAAGCACCAATACCGTTTTAATTTACTCGGGAATTCCCGCTGGGCTGGCCGCATTTATGGTGACATCGGCGAGTGTTTGTTATCGGCACGTCCTGTCATTTACCACGGTGTTTTCGGAAGCGGTTTATTTCAAACTCTGTACGAACCGAAGGGGAATATAACAGCCTATCTGCCCATGTCGTTTGAATGGATGGTTCTCGCTGTTTTTTTGGTGATGTTATTTCCATTCCTTCACGCTCTCGGTGCTTTGGGGCTGGCAATGGGAATTGCATCCATTGCGTTTGCCATTCACCGGGCTTCACGTGCAAAATTACCAGCCAAGTATGACACATTTCGTTCTCGCGGGCTCATTACGGTGCTCAGCCTGTTGCAACCTTTGGTGCGTGGTTATACCCGCAATCGTACGGTTGCAGAACTGCGGTTGGCTTCTGGACGTACAGCCGGGACAAAAAATCTGCATATCCCTGGATATCCTCTCGAACAGGGGAGAGCCGGTCTGACGGTGATCAGCCCAAGCCGTCGTTTCAAGGATTTCTTGAAGCTTATTGGTGGTGGGCTGCGCGTCCAACGCTTTTTCTGGAATACAGACGGCATTGATCGCGAAGAAGCCTTGGATCATGTCTTACGGGTTCTTGAAAAAGTTAAAGTGAGCCATGCCGTAGACTCTGGTTTTGCGTTTTATGGTGTTGCTGCGCCGACTGACATCAAAGTGCGCCCAGGTCTCTTCACTGTTCTCAAGCTGCGTCTAACCGTGGAAAACCATGGTTGGAAGAAACGCTTCGTACGTATTTGGGGAACACTCCGACCAAGCAGCAAAAGCCTTCTCCTTCTCGGTGGTGGGGTCATCGGTATTTTGTCGGCTCTTTTGGCCCAAACGACGGGATTGGCGCTCTTCTTTTTGGGTGGCGTTACGCTTTTTGGTGGATATGTTTTGCTCGAAATGGTCAGGGCGTCTCGTCTTGTGGGAACGCTTACCGATCACATAACCACTTGCCGGACCGGATGTTCGACGTTTGAGCCGGTTGATGTTGCAGAGCAGGAAACGGTTTTGACGGAAAAACGGGGTTAA
- a CDS encoding ABC transporter ATP-binding protein has protein sequence MSVFSRLIRYLRPYRAIFFGSLCLVGIISLLELLKPWPLKLAVDQIIGGKPLDVLGFHMSLETFSPGVMAAAVALGLVSIHFFVGFVELLNNYLTIRIGQNMVHDFRVDLFDHIQRQSLLFHQRKPPGDLIYRLMGDTYAVQNLLMNGVFTILTSSLLLIGMAVVLVHLDAVLTLCALAIIPPLFLMIRLISRRIGRLTTESHNLEGQVYSTLERIFSGIVLIQAYAGEDLERDRFVNQSRSSFKKLLHLYSMQTAYGWFISGLTACGTALVLYIGVRHVLSGSLTTGGMLVFLSYLAALYSPLHNLSSTVAGVRSSLARAGRVLDIMDVDEAVVQWPNAEPLGDNVKGEVEFEHVRFGYTAESDVLREINLHVPAGSTVAIVGKTGAGKTTLVSMLPRFFDPADGAIRLDGKDIREFDLKSLREHISFVLQDTYLFPTSVRDNIAYGRRGATFEEVEAAARAADAHEFIVRLPKGYDTILGEKGADLSGGQRQRLSIARALLKNAPMLIMDEPTASLDAETETAIMHSLESLMANRTTFVIAHRLSTVRRADLVVVLVDGTVAEMGTYEELVAQKGAFSRLHAMQFGTPGSTGMSVVEGTS, from the coding sequence ATGTCGGTATTCTCTCGATTGATTCGATATTTGCGGCCGTATCGGGCGATATTTTTCGGATCACTGTGTCTGGTCGGAATCATCAGCCTGCTTGAGCTGTTGAAACCATGGCCCCTCAAGTTGGCGGTGGACCAGATTATCGGAGGCAAACCGCTTGATGTACTCGGTTTCCATATGAGTCTCGAGACCTTTTCCCCTGGTGTCATGGCTGCAGCCGTGGCACTGGGGTTGGTCTCAATCCATTTCTTTGTTGGGTTTGTTGAATTGCTCAACAATTACTTGACGATTCGTATCGGACAAAACATGGTCCACGATTTTCGCGTGGATCTTTTTGACCATATTCAACGCCAGTCATTGTTATTTCACCAACGCAAACCACCGGGCGACCTTATCTATCGGTTGATGGGCGACACCTATGCCGTTCAGAATTTGTTGATGAATGGGGTGTTCACCATTCTGACAAGCTCGTTGCTGCTCATCGGCATGGCCGTGGTGCTTGTTCATTTGGATGCTGTACTCACGCTATGCGCGTTGGCTATTATTCCACCGCTTTTTCTGATGATTCGGCTTATTAGTCGCCGTATCGGACGCTTGACGACCGAATCACACAACCTGGAAGGGCAGGTGTATTCCACCTTGGAACGAATTTTTTCCGGCATCGTACTGATTCAGGCCTATGCTGGTGAAGACCTGGAACGCGATCGCTTTGTCAATCAAAGCCGATCTTCCTTCAAAAAACTGCTCCACTTGTATTCCATGCAGACGGCCTACGGATGGTTTATCAGTGGATTGACTGCATGTGGTACAGCCTTGGTGCTGTACATTGGTGTTCGCCATGTTCTTTCTGGTAGTTTGACAACAGGTGGGATGCTCGTTTTTCTCTCCTATCTTGCCGCATTGTATTCGCCCTTGCACAATTTGAGCAGCACGGTGGCAGGGGTGCGATCGTCGTTAGCCCGCGCTGGTCGCGTCCTTGATATCATGGATGTTGATGAGGCGGTTGTGCAGTGGCCAAACGCTGAACCTCTTGGTGACAATGTTAAAGGAGAGGTTGAATTCGAGCATGTACGCTTTGGCTACACTGCGGAAAGTGACGTGTTACGTGAAATCAACCTCCATGTTCCGGCCGGAAGCACAGTCGCTATCGTTGGGAAGACCGGAGCCGGCAAAACCACACTTGTCAGTATGCTTCCTCGTTTTTTTGATCCTGCCGATGGTGCCATTCGACTGGATGGGAAAGATATTCGTGAATTTGACTTGAAAAGTTTGCGTGAACATATTTCGTTTGTTTTGCAGGATACGTATCTTTTTCCGACGTCAGTACGCGATAATATCGCTTATGGCCGACGCGGTGCGACGTTTGAAGAAGTGGAAGCAGCGGCCCGGGCAGCGGATGCACATGAGTTTATCGTGCGGTTGCCAAAGGGGTACGACACGATTCTCGGTGAAAAGGGTGCCGACCTTTCCGGAGGACAACGTCAACGTTTGTCTATTGCTCGAGCTTTGCTGAAAAATGCCCCCATGCTCATCATGGACGAACCAACTGCTTCACTCGACGCGGAAACGGAAACGGCAATTATGCATTCACTTGAATCGCTAATGGCAAATAGAACGACGTTTGTTATTGCGCACCGTTTGTCCACTGTGCGTCGCGCCGACCTTGTTGTTGTGCTTGTCGATGGCACTGTGGCCGAAATGGGCACGTATGAAGAACTGGTTGCTCAGAAGGGAGCTTTTTCCCGACTTCATGCAATGCAATTTGGAACTCCCGGTTCGACGGGGATGTCTGTTGTGGAAGGAACTTCATGA
- a CDS encoding glycosyltransferase, producing MKKRVILVTGYAATYPLGGVAWDYLQYVIGLSRLGHEVYYLEDTGGWMFDPNRLTFTDDVTANADYIRDFFMKVAPSLKNNFCVIGPTGDCHGLTFKQLQRLCSRADVFINISASSMLREEYLRIPVKILIDSDPLYTQADVPDYVSGQVNDVGRDNIDRLLLHDVFFSFGENIGNPDCLVPTDLFNWLPTRQPMVLDLWKTQRQPSRSIFTTVLSWKPKEKGPVVNGTAYEGKNVEFLRFLDLPSRTKQPLELALGGGEPPKDLLADNGWRLVDAFALSRTPFLYRDYIQSSMAELSMAKNAYVASRSGWFSCRSSCYLAAGRPVVVQDTGFGCCIETGKGILPFSTPEEAVACVEEITRDFETHSRAAVRIAEEYFRAEDVLTRLLNEALS from the coding sequence ATGAAAAAGCGTGTCATTTTGGTAACCGGTTATGCCGCAACCTATCCTTTGGGTGGAGTGGCCTGGGATTACCTTCAGTATGTCATTGGCTTGTCTCGCCTTGGCCATGAAGTCTATTACCTTGAGGACACCGGCGGCTGGATGTTCGATCCCAACCGCTTGACCTTTACCGATGACGTCACAGCCAATGCTGACTATATCCGCGATTTTTTTATGAAAGTCGCTCCTTCACTGAAAAACAATTTCTGTGTCATCGGACCGACCGGAGATTGCCACGGCTTGACCTTCAAACAGTTACAGCGACTTTGCAGTCGAGCTGACGTCTTCATCAATATTTCCGCTTCAAGTATGTTGCGGGAAGAATACTTGCGTATTCCTGTTAAGATTCTCATTGATTCTGACCCCTTGTATACGCAGGCAGATGTTCCTGATTATGTCAGCGGCCAAGTCAATGACGTTGGCCGTGATAATATCGATCGCTTGCTGCTTCACGATGTTTTTTTTAGTTTCGGTGAAAATATAGGCAATCCCGACTGTCTTGTACCAACAGACCTCTTCAATTGGCTTCCGACGCGACAACCCATGGTCCTGGATTTATGGAAGACCCAGCGACAACCCAGTCGTTCTATCTTTACAACGGTTTTGTCCTGGAAACCGAAAGAAAAAGGTCCTGTTGTGAATGGGACAGCGTATGAAGGGAAAAATGTCGAGTTTTTGCGGTTTCTTGATTTGCCTTCTCGAACCAAACAGCCGTTGGAATTGGCACTCGGAGGAGGGGAGCCGCCCAAAGACCTCCTTGCCGACAACGGATGGCGACTTGTTGATGCATTTGCTTTGTCACGCACGCCGTTTCTCTACCGTGACTATATCCAGTCGAGTATGGCTGAACTGAGTATGGCAAAAAATGCATACGTTGCATCCCGCAGCGGCTGGTTCAGTTGTCGAAGTTCTTGTTACCTGGCTGCGGGACGACCTGTCGTTGTTCAAGACACAGGGTTCGGGTGCTGTATAGAAACAGGAAAAGGAATTCTTCCATTCTCCACCCCAGAAGAGGCCGTTGCTTGTGTGGAAGAAATTACACGGGATTTTGAAACCCATTCACGGGCGGCCGTACGTATTGCCGAAGAGTACTTTCGCGCTGAAGATGTATTGACCCGACTATTGAACGAGGCGCTTTCATGA
- the dnaE gene encoding DNA polymerase III subunit alpha yields MSDFVHLHCHTEFSLLDGAIRLKDLCKKALEFKSPAAAITDHGNMHGAVTFYQTAKDMGIKPIVGCEFYVSPTTMDDRSARSPRDAGYHLVLLAQNLAGFKNLLKLSTIGYTQGFHYKPRIDKTILAQHTEGVIALSACIKGEINQELLKRGKDAAREMAKLYASMFPDRFYLEIQHNDLSEQAKINAFLKELSEDMHLPLVATNDCHYLNKEDAEAHDILLCIQTAACVEDEKRMRFNTKELYYRSPEEMAEAFSDVPQALENTCRIAEQVDLRLDLKSHHFPLYVPPNNMTLDQALRDMAEKGLTERLAKMTHPVDEEAYWDRLNIELDVINTMGFPGYFLIVQDFIVWAKNQGIPVGPGRGSAAGSLVAFALKITNLDPLPYDLLFERFLNIERVSMPDIDVDFCERRRTEVIKYVSEKYGRDAVAQITTFGTMKAKAVVRDVGRALGLSFGETDRIAKLIPEDLKMTIDKALDMEPEISRLMVEDPRIAKLIDVSRRLEGLARHASTHAAGVVVSDVDMVEYVPLYLGKNKEIVTQWDMKRVEKIGLIKFDFLGLKTMTVIQDALDIIQEMGHTPPDLDTLSLDDKATYELFSKGDTDGIFQVESQGMRKYLRMLKPSCFEDLIAMLALYRPGPLGSGMVDKFINRKQGLEPIEYPHPDLEETLKPTYGIIVYQEQVMKIPQILAGFSLGDGDLLRRAMGKKIAEEMAKQRDRFIEGTRKNNIDDKQANEIFDLMEEFAKYGFNKSHSAAYALISYHTAYLKAHYPVAYMAAIITSDIDNQEKVLKYIADCRDRGIEVLPPDVNKSLRHFSVSDGKIVYGLAGIKNVGDEAIREIVEHRLQDGPYLSFLDLCSRVNMRKVTKRVLEYLIKSGSLDCFGVTRNALLTGLDRVASMAQRQSADKASGMLSLLSLVPEQDKAPCSGLGLDCEEANLAEMRHEDKMAFEKEALGFYLTSHPLLAYRRDIHRLRLHSLDSIRNLEAGFAVKVAIMPAGAKVILTKKGLKMAFCRIEDLSGEGEAIVFPETYAAHKDQLALDQPLLLSGKIAKQDEEEGQPKKAKIIVEELQPLAQALGGGDEPLLVELDASHAELSSMSTLRTILERYPGSIRVHLLLHYEKARCRLKLSDDIGVGPCPDFWRDIEDWQEASTAVQSRMA; encoded by the coding sequence ATGTCCGATTTTGTTCACTTACATTGTCATACGGAATTCAGTCTGCTCGACGGAGCCATTCGCCTCAAAGATTTGTGTAAAAAGGCGCTTGAGTTCAAGTCGCCGGCCGCAGCGATCACTGACCACGGCAATATGCACGGCGCCGTTACATTTTATCAGACCGCCAAAGATATGGGGATTAAGCCCATTGTCGGGTGTGAATTCTACGTTTCTCCGACGACCATGGATGACCGGTCAGCACGTTCTCCACGTGATGCAGGCTATCACCTTGTGCTGCTGGCGCAAAATTTGGCGGGGTTCAAGAATCTCCTCAAGCTTTCCACCATCGGATACACGCAAGGATTCCATTATAAACCTCGCATTGATAAAACCATTCTGGCGCAACACACTGAAGGTGTCATCGCGTTATCGGCCTGTATTAAAGGGGAAATCAACCAAGAACTTCTGAAGAGGGGCAAAGATGCGGCCAGAGAGATGGCCAAACTCTATGCCTCCATGTTTCCTGATCGATTTTATCTTGAAATTCAGCACAATGATTTGAGTGAACAGGCGAAGATCAACGCATTTTTAAAGGAACTTTCCGAAGATATGCACCTTCCTTTGGTGGCGACGAATGATTGCCATTACCTCAACAAGGAAGATGCTGAAGCGCACGATATCCTTCTCTGCATCCAGACCGCGGCATGTGTGGAAGACGAAAAACGGATGCGTTTCAATACCAAGGAGCTGTACTACCGTAGTCCGGAAGAAATGGCGGAAGCCTTTTCCGATGTGCCGCAGGCGTTGGAGAACACCTGTCGTATTGCCGAACAGGTCGATTTGAGGCTGGATCTCAAATCTCACCACTTCCCGCTGTATGTTCCGCCGAACAATATGACGCTTGATCAGGCGTTGCGGGATATGGCCGAAAAAGGACTCACAGAACGTTTGGCCAAGATGACGCATCCAGTTGATGAAGAAGCCTACTGGGACAGGCTCAATATCGAGCTTGATGTTATCAATACCATGGGGTTCCCTGGATATTTTCTTATTGTCCAAGACTTTATCGTTTGGGCAAAAAATCAGGGAATTCCAGTTGGGCCCGGTCGTGGTTCGGCAGCAGGGTCGCTGGTCGCTTTTGCGCTCAAGATTACCAACCTCGACCCGCTTCCCTATGACCTGCTGTTTGAACGCTTCCTCAATATCGAACGCGTGAGCATGCCTGATATCGACGTCGACTTTTGTGAACGTCGACGTACCGAAGTCATCAAGTATGTTTCCGAGAAATACGGCCGCGATGCCGTGGCACAGATCACGACATTCGGAACGATGAAAGCCAAAGCCGTCGTCCGGGACGTGGGTCGAGCGCTGGGGTTGTCTTTTGGTGAAACCGACCGTATCGCCAAGCTCATTCCGGAAGACCTCAAAATGACCATCGACAAAGCGTTGGATATGGAGCCGGAAATTTCTCGCCTCATGGTTGAAGATCCACGCATTGCCAAACTTATCGATGTTTCTCGGCGTCTTGAAGGCTTGGCCCGACATGCTTCCACCCATGCTGCTGGCGTTGTGGTCTCCGATGTCGATATGGTCGAATATGTACCGCTGTACCTTGGAAAAAATAAGGAAATTGTCACCCAATGGGACATGAAGCGGGTAGAAAAGATCGGCTTGATCAAGTTCGACTTTCTGGGACTGAAAACCATGACGGTTATTCAGGACGCCCTCGATATCATTCAAGAAATGGGGCACACTCCACCTGATCTCGATACGCTTTCTTTAGACGACAAAGCAACCTATGAATTATTTTCCAAAGGCGATACCGATGGCATCTTTCAGGTGGAAAGCCAGGGGATGCGTAAATACTTGCGCATGCTCAAGCCAAGCTGCTTTGAAGATCTTATCGCTATGCTGGCTCTCTATCGACCGGGGCCGCTTGGTTCGGGGATGGTGGATAAATTCATCAACCGAAAGCAAGGGCTGGAGCCGATAGAGTACCCCCATCCAGATCTGGAAGAGACATTGAAGCCGACATACGGCATTATTGTCTACCAGGAACAGGTCATGAAAATCCCACAAATTCTGGCGGGTTTTTCGCTGGGAGACGGTGACCTGTTGCGACGCGCTATGGGGAAGAAGATCGCCGAAGAAATGGCCAAGCAGCGCGACCGATTTATTGAAGGGACGCGGAAAAACAATATTGATGACAAGCAGGCCAATGAAATCTTCGACTTGATGGAAGAATTTGCAAAGTATGGCTTTAACAAATCACATAGTGCCGCTTACGCGCTCATTTCATATCACACGGCCTACCTGAAGGCACATTATCCCGTCGCCTACATGGCTGCCATTATCACATCGGATATCGACAACCAGGAAAAAGTTCTCAAATATATTGCCGATTGCCGTGATCGTGGCATTGAGGTTCTGCCCCCTGACGTCAACAAGAGTCTACGCCATTTTTCAGTGTCGGATGGAAAAATTGTTTATGGCCTCGCTGGCATCAAAAACGTCGGGGATGAAGCAATTCGTGAAATTGTCGAGCATCGCCTGCAAGATGGTCCGTACTTGAGCTTTCTTGATTTATGTTCCCGCGTGAATATGCGAAAAGTCACAAAGCGTGTCCTTGAATACCTCATCAAGAGCGGGAGCCTCGATTGTTTTGGTGTTACGCGCAATGCACTTCTTACGGGCTTGGATCGTGTTGCATCCATGGCGCAACGTCAATCGGCCGATAAGGCTTCGGGAATGCTCTCACTTTTGAGTCTGGTTCCCGAACAAGACAAAGCACCCTGTTCCGGACTTGGTCTGGACTGTGAAGAAGCAAATCTGGCTGAAATGCGTCATGAAGATAAAATGGCCTTTGAGAAAGAAGCTCTCGGTTTTTATCTGACAAGTCATCCACTTTTAGCCTATCGTCGTGATATCCATCGGTTGCGATTGCACAGTCTTGATAGTATACGAAACCTGGAAGCCGGCTTTGCCGTTAAGGTGGCGATCATGCCGGCCGGTGCGAAAGTTATTTTGACAAAAAAGGGACTCAAAATGGCATTTTGTCGTATTGAGGATCTTTCCGGTGAAGGCGAAGCAATTGTATTTCCCGAAACTTACGCGGCTCATAAAGATCAGCTTGCTTTAGATCAACCGCTTTTGCTTTCGGGTAAGATCGCCAAACAGGACGAAGAAGAAGGGCAGCCCAAAAAAGCTAAAATCATTGTTGAAGAGTTGCAGCCGTTGGCACAGGCGCTTGGTGGAGGAGATGAACCACTCCTCGTCGAGTTGGATGCCAGTCACGCAGAGTTATCATCCATGAGCACATTGCGAACGATACTGGAACGGTATCCTGGTTCTATTCGCGTTCATTTGCTCTTGCATTATGAGAAAGCTCGATGCCGACTGAAACTCAGTGATGATATCGGGGTCGGACCCTGTCCGGATTTTTGGCGTGACATTGAAGATTGGCAAGAAGCATCAACGGCTGTCCAAAGTCGCATGGCATGA
- a CDS encoding 6-pyruvoyl trahydropterin synthase family protein — MKRPAIKKGIFTLTVESDFSAGHALRNYEGACESMHGHNFLVEATVEGETLQPDTEILLDFKELKFVLGNVLSKLDHKVLNDVGYFRSHNPSSENLARFIYWELGKLLDNHPVSLVSVSVSENKGKKATYREIVCDSSSNE, encoded by the coding sequence ATGAAAAGACCTGCAATTAAAAAAGGTATTTTCACGCTGACCGTGGAATCGGATTTTTCCGCAGGGCATGCTTTACGCAATTATGAAGGCGCCTGTGAGAGTATGCATGGTCATAATTTTCTCGTTGAGGCGACGGTCGAAGGGGAGACTCTGCAACCCGACACGGAAATTTTACTTGATTTCAAAGAACTCAAATTTGTGCTGGGTAATGTGCTATCTAAGCTCGATCATAAGGTACTGAACGATGTGGGATATTTTCGATCACACAACCCGTCATCGGAAAATTTAGCACGCTTTATTTATTGGGAACTTGGCAAATTGCTCGACAACCATCCCGTTTCTCTGGTGAGCGTCAGTGTTTCAGAGAATAAAGGGAAAAAAGCTACTTATCGCGAAATTGTATGCGACTCGTCCTCCAACGAGTAA
- the dtd gene encoding D-aminoacyl-tRNA deacylase, with amino-acid sequence MRLVLQRVTGASVRVSGKIVADIDTGLLVLVGFGAEDGDAITPVMYKMIEKMLDLRIFSDDTGKMNRSLRDITGDILLVSQFTLYASCRKGRRPSFSDAAPPDVATRLFDCFVTDVATRHNGKTASGIFGADMDVSLTNQGPVTIVLDSRDFSE; translated from the coding sequence ATGCGACTCGTCCTCCAACGAGTAACAGGGGCATCGGTTCGGGTCTCAGGTAAAATTGTTGCCGATATTGATACCGGCTTATTGGTTCTCGTCGGGTTTGGTGCTGAAGATGGAGATGCCATCACGCCGGTGATGTATAAAATGATCGAAAAGATGCTTGATCTCCGCATTTTTTCGGATGATACCGGAAAAATGAACAGGAGCCTCAGGGACATTACAGGAGATATTTTACTCGTTTCTCAATTTACGCTGTACGCCAGTTGCCGCAAAGGACGTCGACCTTCTTTCAGTGACGCAGCGCCACCGGATGTGGCGACGCGGCTTTTCGATTGTTTTGTGACTGATGTGGCAACGCGACATAACGGCAAAACCGCAAGCGGTATTTTTGGAGCCGATATGGACGTCTCTCTGACCAACCAGGGACCCGTCACAATCGTGCTCGATAGCCGCGACTTCAGCGAGTGA